The Sebastes umbrosus isolate fSebUmb1 chromosome 23, fSebUmb1.pri, whole genome shotgun sequence genome contains a region encoding:
- the kiss2 gene encoding kisspeptin 2, with translation MRLVALVVVCGLIVGQDGGSTAAALPGSDSAQRTPATGSVLSALTRRTAGEFLAEDSNPCFSLRENEDQRQLLCNDRRSKFNFNPFGLRFGKRYDGYVYRRAVKRARTNKLSPLSLFSRELEVPT, from the exons atgAGACTCGTGGCTCTGGTTGTGGTGTGCGGGCTGATAGTTGGTCAGGATGGAGGGAGCACGGCAGCAGCTCTGCCCGGATCTGACTCTGCACAGAGGACACCTGCAACAG GATCGGTCCTGTCTGCGCTCACGAGAAGAACCGCAGGAGAGTTTTTGGCGGAAGACTCCAACCCGTGTTTCTCCCTGAGAGAGAACGAAGACCAGCGGCAGCTTCTGTGCAACGACCGCAGGAGTAAGTTCAACTTCAACCCGTTCGGCCTGCGCTTCGGGAAACGCTACGACGGCTACGTTTACAGGAGAGCCGTTAAAAGAGCCAGGACAAACAAACTCTCACCCCTTTCTCTCTTCTCGCGAGAACTGGAGGTGCCTacttga